Proteins from a single region of Streptomyces sp. HUAS 15-9:
- a CDS encoding response regulator transcription factor: MIIRVVIADDQPLVRTGFKALIEPAPDLEVVGEAGDGREAVRLAKATRADLVLMDIRMPVLDGLAATRLITGDEDLAGVKVLILTTFEIDEYVFEALHAGASGFLGKSADAEELLHAVRTVNRGDALLSPAATRTLISRFLATPVAPQPMDEPARRALEALTGRERQITTLVATGLSNDEIAAQLVLSPATIKTHVNRAMVKVGARDRAQLVVFAHRSGLAASP, encoded by the coding sequence GTGATCATCCGCGTAGTCATCGCCGACGACCAGCCCCTGGTGCGCACCGGATTCAAGGCCCTGATCGAACCGGCACCGGACCTGGAGGTGGTCGGTGAGGCGGGCGACGGGCGCGAGGCGGTCCGTCTGGCCAAGGCCACCCGGGCGGATCTGGTCCTGATGGACATCCGGATGCCGGTCCTCGACGGCCTCGCGGCGACCCGCCTGATCACCGGGGACGAGGACCTCGCCGGGGTGAAGGTGCTGATCCTCACCACCTTCGAGATCGACGAGTACGTCTTCGAGGCGCTGCACGCCGGTGCCAGCGGCTTCCTCGGCAAGAGCGCCGATGCGGAGGAGCTGCTGCATGCGGTCCGCACGGTCAACCGGGGCGACGCGCTGCTGTCCCCCGCCGCGACCAGGACCCTCATCAGCCGGTTCCTCGCCACCCCTGTAGCGCCACAGCCCATGGACGAGCCGGCGCGGCGCGCCCTGGAGGCGCTCACCGGCCGGGAACGACAGATCACCACGCTCGTGGCAACGGGGTTGTCCAACGACGAGATCGCCGCGCAGCTCGTGCTCAGCCCCGCCACCATCAAGACGCATGTGAATCGAGCCATGGTCAAGGTCGGCGCCCGCGACAGAGCCCAACTCGTCGTCTTCGCCCATCGCAGCGGCCTCGCCGCATCGCCGTAG